One part of the Magallana gigas chromosome 5, xbMagGiga1.1, whole genome shotgun sequence genome encodes these proteins:
- the LOC105319998 gene encoding uncharacterized protein, with protein MYTDTDTDTDMDVEDMDEDIASSDRYGTSDPSGSESGSDMDENRAGENAAKKKRGRPVGSARRRSESPTEDFRVREPRKKKMLAIDCLVAAMCCAAMCLGGISQELMVASRENVQSLSRTERKQWLLDYCWSHSNYDEETKKWKFLYMIGTVGACCTAFRQILGIPSSTFYAVRKMFLNKQRVIINRKERQRMTKSKSAVEWLKYYATSFGEKLPNTCQIHLPPCSTKLHVYERMVSESQVEFPEPI; from the exons ATGTACACGGACACAGATACGGATACCGACATGGACGTGGAGGATATGGACGAAGACATCG CTTCTTCCGACAGATATGGAACATCAGATCCATCGGGAAGTGAATCAG GCTCGGATATGGATGAAAATAGGGCTGGAGAAAATGCAGCAAAAA AAAAGCGTGGAAGACCGGTAGGATCAGCCCGCCGAAGATCAGAATCCCCTACTGAAGATTTTCGag TGAGAGAGCCTAGGAAGAAGAAAATGCTGGCTATAGATTGCCTTGTTGCCGCCATGTGCTGTGCTGCCATGTGTCTGGGAGGTATCTCCCAAGAACTCATGGTGGCCAGCAGAGAAAACGTGCAATCACTTTCTCGCACCGAAAGGAAGCAGTGGCTACTGGATTATTGTTGGAGCCATTCAAA TTATGATGAAGAAACCaagaaatggaaatttttgtaCATGATCGGAACTGTCGGCGCATGCTGCACTGCTTTTAGACAAATCCTTGGCATCCCCTCTTCAACATTTTACGCAGTCCGAAAAATGTTTTTGA ATAAACAAAGGGTAATAATCAACAGGAAGGAGAGACAAAGGATGACAAAATCAAAGTCGGCTGTCGAGTGGTTGAAATATTATGCAACCAGCTTCGGGGAGAAATTACCAAACACTTGTCAGATACATTTGCCCCCATGTTCAACCAAATTACATGTGTATGAAAGGATGGTATCAGAATCTCAAGTGGAGTTTCCTGAAcctatttaa